A stretch of Perognathus longimembris pacificus isolate PPM17 chromosome 1, ASM2315922v1, whole genome shotgun sequence DNA encodes these proteins:
- the LOC125352802 gene encoding LOW QUALITY PROTEIN: uncharacterized protein LOC125352802 (The sequence of the model RefSeq protein was modified relative to this genomic sequence to represent the inferred CDS: inserted 1 base in 1 codon; substituted 1 base at 1 genomic stop codon), whose amino-acid sequence ILFTHQPTWDDCSQLLQVLFTNEERGRIQEAAQRLIPGPNGAPITDPALIDTYFPQTRPAWDYNTAEGRERLLVYRQALLAGLKAAARRPTNMAKVYDIRQGESESPAAYLERLMEAFSQYTPYDLETQESAQMIMFAYVNQAAPDIKRKLQALDRLGEKSIRDLVAVAEKVYNKRETGERRQERSLARILEQQQKELREILTSMQAGNFRQSSSPSKEQKPKPQPRMGKNQCAYCKKEGHWIRNCPELAQKKEEKHKVGSRVLSTLEMAEDSDXGSRGSDPLPEPRITLKVEGNPVMFMVDTGAENSVLLAPRGPMSTKTTWVQGATGTKPYKWTTQRTVDLGAGQVTHSFLVIPDCPYPLLGRDLLTKMKAQIQFTDSGISVTNSREKPVSILITSKLEEEYRLYQHLKPESPENEWLRAFPQAWAETGGMGLAKHRPPIFVELKAGADPVRVCQYPMSLEAKKGITPHIRKLLDLGVLKPTQSAWNTPLLPIKKSNSNDYRPVQDLREVNKRVMDIHPTVPNPYTLLSSLSPSHVWYTVLDLKDAFFSLPLASQSQSYFAFTWHDPEIGISGQLTWTRLPQGFKNSPTIFDEALHEDLSEYRSQNTEISLLQYVDDLLIAAPDKDSCLKGTARLLKTLGNLGYRASTKKAQICKPEVTYLGFILKEGKRWLSDARKETVLKIPVPKSARQVREFLGTAGFCRLWIPGFAEMAKPLYEATKNLPEFHWTEQMQKAFEAIKKSLLEAPALGLPDVNKPFTLFVAEKKGIAKGVLTQPIGPWRRPVAYLSKKLDPVAAGWPPCLRIIAAVALLVKDADKLTLGQNLTVATPHALEGVLKQPPDRWMSNARMVHYQTLLLNPARISFCVPTALNPATLLPDPDLEAPLHDCDQILAQTHSLRPDLLDLPLSHAEHTWFTDGSSFIRDGKRYAGAAVTTDTEILWAEALPQGTSAQRAELVALTKALQMGKGMRLNIYTDSRYAFATVHIHGAIYQERGLLTAEGKAIKNRQEILSLIRALWEPAKIAIMHCPSHQKGVDSVTRGNNLADQAAKEAALHPRAEVLTVVDPGPRALPPVPQYSQEDLEWIKKIPMTHKTLDREGNDDWWKTGEGKLILPQRLGKGILKRIHRASHMGTRRMQDLLRHSKVKIRQGDQLIENIVKNCKACQLTNAPNQQVTKGARFRGDRPGVYWEVDFTKIKPGKFGYKYLLVFVDTFSGWVEAYPTKHETANIVAKKXPGRNPTQINKKIGPGGKK is encoded by the exons atacttttcactcaccagcccacttgggatgattgtagccagcttttacaggtacttttcaccaatgaggagagaggtcgtattcaagaagcggcccagagacttatccctggccccaacggagcacccatcacggatcctgccttgattgatacctattttccccagacccgaccagcatgggactacaatacggctgaaggtagggagcgactccttgtctatcgccaggctctgctggcaggtctcaaggcggcggctcgccgacctacaaatatggccaaagtttatgatatcagacagggagaaagtgaaagtccggcagcataccttgagcgtcttatggaagcctttagtcaatacaccccatatgatcttgagacccaggaatctgctcagatgattatgtttgcctacgtaaatcaagccgcaccggatataaagcggaaattgcaggctctagacaggcttggggaaaaatctattagggatctagtagcagtggcggaaaaggtttataataagagagaaacaggagaacgaagacaggaaaggagtctggctaggattttggaacaacaacagaaggaactcagggaaatcctgacctctatgcaggcaggaaactttagacagtcctcctctccaagtaaggagcaaaagcccaaaccccaaccaaggatggggaagaatcaatgtgcttattgcaagaaggaggggcattggatcagaaactgcccagagctagcccagaaaaaggaggaaaaacataaagtaggatcaagagtgttgtcaaccttagagatggctgaggacagtgactgagggagtcggggttcagatcccctccctgagcccaggataacattaaaagtggaggggaatccagtcatgttcatggtagatacgggagcagaaaattcagtattactagccccgagagggccgatgtccactaaaacaacatgggtccaaggtgcaacgggcactaaaccctataaatggactactcaaagaacagtggacttgggagcgggccaggtaacccactcgtttttagtcatccctgactgcccctatccattgcttggacgtgatctcttaacgaaaatgaaagctcagatacagttcacagacagtgggatttctgtgacgaactcaagagaaaagcctgttagtatactaataactagcaagttagaagaagagtataggctataccagcatctcaagcccgagtctccagaaaatgagtggctacgggcgtttccccaagcatgggcagaaactgggggaatgggactggcaaaacatcgtcctccaatttttgtggaacttaaagccggagctgacccagtaagagtttgccagtaccctatgtcactagaagcaaagaaagggatcactcctcacatcagaaaattattagatttaggagttctgaagcccacccagtcagcctggaatactccattattgcctataaaaaagtctaattccaatgattatagaccagtgcaagacttgagagaagttaacaagagagtaatggacattcatccaacagtcccaaacccatataccctgctgagctccctgtcaccgagccatgtgtggtatactgtgttggatctaaaggatgctttctttagcctgcccttagcctcacagagccaaagctactttgcatttacttggcacgatcctgaaatcgggataagcggtcaattgacctggaccaggctgcctcaaggatttaagaattcgcctacaatctttgatgaggcgttacatgaagacctaagtgagtaccgctcccaaaatactgaaataagtctattgcaatatgtagatgatttgttaatagctgctccagacaaggatagttgtttaaagggaacagctaggctcttaaagactcttggcaatttgggctatagggcctccactaaaaaggcacaaatttgtaaacctgaagtcacctatctgggcttcatattaaaagagggcaagcgttggctgtcagatgcacgtaaagagactgtgctaaaaattcctgtgcctaagtcagcgagacaagtcagagaattcctgggaacagcgggtttttgccggctgtggatacctgggttcgctgagatggccaagcctttatatgaagccaccaaaaacctcccagaatttcattggactgagcagatgcaaaaagcctttgaggcaatcaagaaaagccttctagaagccccagccttaggcctacctgacgtgaataaaccattcacattgtttgtggccgaaaagaaaggaatagcaaaaggggtgctcacccagccaattgggccctggagacgaccggtcgcctatttgtcaaagaaattggatcctgtcgccgctgggtggcctccgtgcttaagaataatagctgcagtagccctcttggtaaaagatgcagataagttgactctgggacagaatctgactgtagccactccacatgctctagagggggtgctaaaacaaccacctgaccgatggatgagcaatgcccgcatggtccattaccaaacgttgttacttaacccggcacgtatcagcttctgtgtaccaacagcattaaacccagcaactctgctgccggatccggatctggaagcgcccctgcatgattgtgaccagatcctggcccaaacacatagcctccggccagacttgctggatttgccgctatcacatgccgagcacacctggttcaccgatggcagcagcttcattcgagatggaaaaaggtatgcgggtgcggcggttactacggacactgagatattgtgggcagaggcactccctcaggggacttctgcacaaagagcagaactagtggcactaacaaaagctttacagatgggaaaaggaatgagactaaatatctatacggacagccggtacgcttttgccactgtacacatccatggagccatttaccaagaaagggggctactgacagctgaaggaaaggccattaaaaacagacaggagattttaagcctcatccgggccctatgggaaccagcaaagattgccattatgcattgcccgagtcatcaaaagggagttgattcggtgactagagggaataatctggctgaccaggcagctaaggaagcagccctccatcccagagcagaagtattgactgtagtagacccaggaccacgagctttgcctcctgtaccccagtattcccaggaagacttggagtggataaaaaaaattcccatgacccacaaaaccctggacagagaaggaaacgatgactggtggaaaactggtgaagggaaacttatcttgccacaaaggctaggtaaggggatccttaaaagaatccaccgagcttctcacatgggaacccgaagaatgcaggacttgctccgacattccaaagtaaaaattagacaaggagatcaacttattgaaaatattgttaaaaattgcaaggcctgtcagcttaccaatgcccccaatcaacaagttactaaaggagctcgcttccgtggggataggccaggcgtgtattgggaagtagatttcacaaaaatcaaacctggaaaatttggatacaaatatttgctagtttttgtagacaccttttcaggatgggtggaagcctatccaacaaagcatgaaactgcgaatatagtggctaaga atcctggaagaaatcctacccag ATAAATAAGAAGATTGGGCCAGGAGGGAAGAAGTAA